A genomic stretch from Amycolatopsis sp. 195334CR includes:
- a CDS encoding vWA domain-containing protein, protein MNTRTQNAAASLKYAVDIVLCIDATDSMGPTLDNVKHSALSFPTRLTQEMASKGRGISSLRLKVITFRDFGDYPDDALTQTSFLTVPEQLDEFESAVRELTPTGGGDLPESGLEALALAMASDWETGLDRRRHVIVVFTDAAAHPLGDPRQTKAHNYPPNTPRSLDELFQRWGHAQSRNSAMENSAKRLLLFAPEEYPWTDIADDWNHTLYFPSTAGEGLEEWEMDEIIATIANSL, encoded by the coding sequence ATGAACACACGGACCCAGAACGCAGCCGCCAGCCTGAAGTACGCCGTGGACATCGTGCTCTGCATCGACGCGACCGACAGCATGGGCCCCACCCTGGACAACGTCAAGCACAGCGCGCTGTCCTTCCCGACGCGCCTGACGCAGGAGATGGCGAGCAAAGGGCGCGGCATCAGCAGTCTCCGGCTCAAGGTGATCACGTTCCGCGACTTCGGGGACTACCCGGACGACGCCTTGACCCAGACATCCTTCCTCACCGTTCCCGAGCAACTGGACGAGTTCGAAAGCGCCGTGCGTGAACTGACCCCCACCGGAGGCGGCGACCTGCCGGAGTCAGGACTCGAAGCACTCGCCCTCGCGATGGCTTCCGACTGGGAGACCGGACTGGACCGCCGGAGGCACGTGATCGTCGTGTTCACCGACGCGGCCGCGCATCCGCTGGGGGATCCGAGGCAGACAAAAGCGCACAACTACCCGCCGAACACGCCGCGGTCGCTGGACGAGTTGTTCCAGCGCTGGGGCCATGCGCAGAGCCGGAACTCCGCGATGGAGAACTCGGCGAAGCGGTTGTTGCTGTTCGCCCCGGAGGAATATCCGTGGACCGACATCGCCGACGACTGGAACCACACGCTCTACTTCCCGTCGACCGCGGGAGAAGGGCTCGAAGAATGGGAAATGGACGAGATCATCGCCACCATCGCCAACAGCCTCTGA
- a CDS encoding protein kinase — protein MSRPGNANAGKCVWAFAEKDGESYFIKEFLDPKRPREDGIGTPADKRRRLGECARFEQRHERMMTLLRADDLFAGNLVLATDFFAEGTRYYKITRRIDAVDADPHTLGRREQAVLLHTLADSVRLLHDRDIVHGDLKPDNVLLHRPERSRFHVTKLIDFDDAYPAGEPPARDIIGGSPSYGAPEWLRYMWGDSSVREGDLTQATDMFSFGLLVHTYLVGAPPDHDAAFDSPAAAVAAGAELTFSPHLDTQTTRLLRALIDPDPAARPSVAEATRVLDGFGDHAPDEPAPRGSRVRINLTGRTPLAGGLRINLSGPSTGERMTEPR, from the coding sequence GTGAGCAGGCCGGGGAACGCCAACGCGGGCAAATGCGTGTGGGCGTTCGCGGAGAAGGACGGCGAGTCGTACTTCATCAAGGAATTCCTCGACCCCAAGCGGCCAAGGGAGGACGGGATAGGCACGCCGGCCGACAAACGGCGCCGGCTCGGCGAATGCGCCCGGTTCGAGCAACGGCACGAGCGCATGATGACGTTGTTGCGCGCCGACGACCTCTTCGCAGGCAACCTCGTCCTCGCGACCGACTTCTTCGCCGAGGGCACCCGCTACTACAAGATCACCAGGCGAATCGACGCGGTGGACGCCGACCCGCACACCCTGGGCCGCCGGGAGCAGGCGGTGCTGCTGCACACCCTCGCCGACAGCGTCCGCCTGCTGCACGACCGCGACATCGTGCACGGCGATCTGAAGCCGGACAACGTGTTACTGCACCGGCCGGAACGAAGTCGTTTCCATGTGACGAAGCTGATCGATTTCGATGACGCCTACCCGGCGGGTGAACCGCCGGCGCGGGACATCATCGGTGGCAGCCCGTCGTACGGCGCCCCCGAATGGTTGCGTTACATGTGGGGAGACAGTTCGGTGCGGGAAGGTGACCTGACCCAGGCCACCGACATGTTCTCCTTCGGGCTGCTGGTGCACACCTACCTCGTGGGCGCACCACCGGACCACGATGCCGCGTTCGACTCCCCCGCCGCCGCTGTCGCAGCAGGGGCGGAGTTGACCTTCTCACCGCATTTGGACACGCAGACCACCCGCCTGCTGCGTGCGCTGATCGACCCGGACCCGGCGGCCCGCCCGTCCGTCGCCGAGGCCACTCGGGTTCTCGACGGCTTCGGGGACCACGCCCCCGACGAGCCAGCCCCTCGGGGAAGTCGCGTGCGGATCAATCTCACCGGACGAACACCGCTCGCCGGCGGGCTGCGGATCAACCTGTCCGGGCCGTCAACCGGAGAAAGGATGACCGAACCTCGATGA